In a single window of the Cervus elaphus chromosome 1, mCerEla1.1, whole genome shotgun sequence genome:
- the LOC122701060 gene encoding olfactory receptor 5B21-like, which translates to MTPGELALATGNYTPVTHFILLGFSNDPDLQKLLFGGFLLIYAMTLVGNLGMMALILTDSHLHSPMYFFLSILSFLDVCYSSVVTPKLLVDLLASDRSISFKGCVVQMTFFVMHATAESFLLASMAYDRCTAICRPLHYGSVMTRGTCLQLVAASYAFGGANSALESGNVFARPFCGPNQVPHYFCDIQPLLRLACANTAVARVILYVFSALVLLLPVSLILTSYGLVLLAIGRMRSAAGKEKALSTCASHFLAIAIFYSTVIFTYVQPHGSTDDTSGQVVSVCYTIITPMLNPFIYSLRNKEVKEALQRKLLLNPSRLFVGKRKA; encoded by the coding sequence ATGACGCCTGGAGAACTAGCCCTTGCCACTGGAAACTACACCCCCGTCACCCACTTCATCTTGCTGGGATTCTCCAATGACCCAGACCTCCAGAAGCTTCTCTTCGGAGGCTTCCTGCTCATCTACGCCATGACCTTGGTGGGCAACCTGGGGATGATGGCGCTCATCCTCACGGACTCCCACCTCCACAGtcccatgtacttctttctcagCATCCTCTCTTTCCTCGATGTCTGTTACTCCTCGGTGGTCACACCCAAGCTGCTGGTCGACCTCCTGGCTTCTGACAGGTCCATCTCCTTCAAGGGCTGCGTGGTCCAGATGACCTTCTTTGTGATGCACGCCACAGCTGAGAGCTTCCTGCTGGCTTCCATGGCCTACGACCGCTGCACGGCCATCTGCCGACCTCTCCACTACGGCTCTGTCATGACCAGGGGCACCTGTCTCCAGCTGGTGGCTGCTTCCTATGCTTTTGGTGGAGCTAATTCTGCTCTTGAATCGGGGAATGTCTTTGCTCGGCCTTTCTGTGGGCCCAACCAGGTACCACACTACTTCTGTGACATCCAACCCCTTCTCCGCCTGGCCTGTGCAAACACAGCCGTGGCAAGAGTGATCCTCTATGTCTTCTCTGCCCTGGTTCTCCTTCTGCCTGTTTCCCTCATCCTCACCTCCTACGGCCTGGTCTTGCTGGCCATTGGGAGGATGCGCTCAGCAGCTGGGAAGGAGAAGGCCCTCTCCACGTGTGCCTCCCACTTCCTGGCCATTGCCATCTTCTACAGCACCGTGATTTTCACCTACGTCCAGCCCCATGGATCCACCGATGATACCAGCGGCCAGGTAGTGTCTGTCTGCTACACCATCATAACCCCCATGCTCAACCCCTTCATCTATAGCCTCCGCAACAAGGAGGTGAAGGAGGCCCTGCAGAGGAAGCTCCTGCTAAACCCCTCGAGGCTGTTTGTTGGCAAGAGGAAGGCATAG